A single Hemiscyllium ocellatum isolate sHemOce1 chromosome X, sHemOce1.pat.X.cur, whole genome shotgun sequence DNA region contains:
- the LOC132805693 gene encoding keratin, type II cytoskeletal 8-like, whose protein sequence is MSKSIITTTTTSSKRSGGIRTGGSMYGSGMSSGLNRLGSGGSFQTSRRAQSVVLGPTQRLSTSRFSTGSRMSNIGYSGALGSGRISAIGGGSSRMGLGGMGISSQGLIQRTAALDLNAPLPQIDTTQNIVRLQESQQLQGLNNQFVDFLTKVRHLEQVNTQLSIKLKLLQDQGEYKSNIESMFQSYIDNLKNQLDTLRKEKERFDAELLQMQGLVEDYKSRYEDEINKRTEMENEFVLVKKDVDDSYMSKVELEAKLEALTDEIEFLRSIYEEELRELQAQIQNTCVNVQLEGGPRFNAQEILDMARKQYEACAQQGREDAEVWKRTKMQELSMAAGQSGDDISVLKSEIRQTTEQIRRMNGDIDNLKKERVRLEEAIREAEDRGDMSLKDCKLQISKLEDAICKAQHELSAQCKEYEHLMGIKLALDIEINTYMKILDTEETRMATGVKTLNIQQVQSQGGMQQSMGLGSGSSAFQTSLSLGMSDRPMSSGQTSYQVTSTGLSQQGFI, encoded by the exons ATGTCAAagtccatcatcaccaccaccaccaccagcagcAAAAGGAGCGGAGGGATAAGAACTGGAGGGAGCATGTATGGATCCGGGATGTCCTCCGGCCTCAATCGGTTGGGAAGCGGAGGGAGTTTTCAGACTTCCAGGCGTGCCCAAAGTGTGGTCCTGGGACCAACCCAGAGATTGTCAACCTCCCGATTCTCCACTGGCTCTCGGATGTCCAATATCGGATATAGCGGTGCTTTGGGCAGCGGCAGAATCAGTGCAATAGGAGGGGGCTCCAGCAGGATGGGCCTCGGGGGAATGGGGATTAGTTCCCAGGGACTGATCCAGAGAACCGCTGCCCTGGACCTGAACGCGCCTTTACCCCAAATCGACACCACTCAGAACATTGTCCGCTTGCAGGAGAGCCAGCAGCTCCAGGGACTCAACAACCAATTCGTTGATTTCCTTACCAAG GTTCGGCATTTGGAACAGGTCAATACTCAGCTGAGTATCAAACTGAAACTTCTGCAGGATCAAGGCGAATACAAATCCAACATCGAGAGTATGTTTCAGTCCTACATTGACAATCTCAAGAACCAACTGGACACACTTCGCAAAGAGAAGGAGAGGTTCGATGCCGAACTGCTCCAAATGCAAGGGCTGGTCGAGgattacaagagcag ATACGAAGATGAAATCAACAAGCGCACAGAGATGGAAAATGAGTTTGTCCTGGTCAAGAAG GATGTCGATGACTCGTACATGAGTAAGGTGGAGCTGGAAGCGAAACTGGAAGCTCTGACCGATGAAATTGAATTCCTGCGGAGTATCTATGAAGAG GAACTCCGGGAGCTCCAGGCTCAGATCCAGAATACATGTGTCAACGTGCAATTGGAGGGTGGTCCCAGGTTCAATGCGCAGGAGATCTTAGACATGGCCAGGAAACAGTATGAAGCTTGTGCCCAGCAAGGCCGCGAAGATGCGGAAGTTTGGAAACGGACCAAG ATGCAGGAACTGTCCATGGCGGCTGGACAAAGTGGCGATGATATCAGTGTGCTGAAGTCAGAGATAAGGCAGACAACAGAGCAGATCCGGAGAATGAATGGAGACATTGACAACCTGAAAAAAGAG CGTGTGAGACTGGAGGAAGCAATCCGGGAAGCGGAGGACCGCGGGGACATGTCTCTGAAAGACTGTAAGCTTCAGATTTCGAAACTGGAAGATGCCATCTGCAAAGCTCAGCATGAACTTTCCGCACAATGCAAGGAATACGAACACCTGATGGGCATCAAGCTGGCACTGGACATTGAGATCAACACCTACATGAAAATACTGGACACAGAGGAGACGAG GATGGCAACTGGGGTAAAGACCCTCAACATCCAGCAAGTACAGAGCCAAG GCGGGATGCAGCAAAGCATGGGCTTGGGAAGTGGATCGTCTGCCTTTCAGACCTCGCTGAGTTTAGGTATGAGTGACAGACCGATGTCGAGTGGACAAACTTCATATCAAGTGACGAGCACAGGACTGAGTCAACAAGGGTTCATTTAA
- the LOC132805686 gene encoding keratin, type II cytoskeletal 8-like: MSKSIITTTTTSSKRSGGIRTGGSMYGSGMSSGLNRLGSGGSFQTSRRAQSVVLGPTQRLSTSRFSTGSRMSNIGYSGALGGGRISAIGGGSSRMGLGGMGISSQGLIQRTAALDLNAPLPQIDTTQNIVRLQESQQLQGLNNQFVDFLTKVRHLEQVNTQLSIKLKLLQDQGEYKSNIESMFQSYIDNLKNQLDTLRKEKERFDAELLQMQGLVEDYKSRYEDEINKRTEMENEFVLVKKDVDDSYMSKVELEAKLEALTDEIEFLRSIYEEELRELQAQIQNTCVNVQLEGGPRFNAQEILDMARKQYEACAQQGREDAEVWKRTKMQELSMAAGQSGDDISVLKSEIRQTTEQIRRMNGDIDNLKKERVRLEEAIREAEDRGDMSLKDCKLQISKLEDAICKAQHELSAQCKEYEHLMGIKLALDIEINTYMKILDTEETRMATGVKTLNIQQVQSQGGMQQSMGLGSGSSAFQTSLSLGMSDRPMSSGQTSYQVTSTGLSQQGFI, from the exons ATGTCAAagtccatcatcaccaccaccaccaccagcagcAAAAGGAGCGGAGGGATAAGAACTGGAGGGAGCATGTATGGATCCGGGATGTCCTCCGGCCTCAATCGGTTGGGAAGCGGAGGGAGTTTTCAGACTTCCAGGCGTGCCCAAAGTGTGGTCCTGGGACCAACCCAGAGATTGTCAACCTCCCGATTCTCCACTGGCTCTCGGATGTCCAATATCGGATATAGCGGTGCTTTGGGCGGCGGCAGAATCAGTGCAATAGGAGGGGGCTCCAGCAGGATGGGCCTCGGGGGAATGGGGATTAGTTCCCAGGGACTGATCCAGAGAACCGCTGCCCTGGACCTGAACGCGCCTTTACCCCAAATCGACACCACTCAGAACATTGTCCGCTTGCAGGAGAGCCAGCAGCTCCAGGGACTCAACAACCAATTCGTTGATTTCCTTACCAAG GTTCGGCATTTGGAACAGGTCAATACTCAGCTGAGTATCAAACTGAAACTTCTGCAGGATCAAGGCGAATACAAATCCAACATCGAGAGTATGTTTCAGTCCTACATTGACAATCTCAAGAACCAACTGGACACACTTCGCAAAGAGAAGGAGAGGTTCGATGCCGAACTGCTCCAAATGCAAGGGCTGGTCGAGgattacaagagcag ATACGAAGATGAAATCAACAAGCGCACAGAGATGGAAAATGAGTTTGTCCTGGTCAAGAAG GATGTCGATGACTCGTACATGAGTAAGGTGGAGCTGGAAGCGAAACTGGAAGCTCTGACCGATGAAATTGAATTCCTGCGGAGTATCTATGAAGAG GAACTCCGGGAGCTCCAGGCTCAGATCCAGAATACATGTGTCAACGTGCAATTGGAGGGTGGTCCCAGGTTCAATGCGCAGGAGATCTTAGACATGGCCAGGAAACAGTATGAAGCTTGTGCCCAGCAAGGCCGCGAAGATGCGGAAGTTTGGAAACGGACCAAG ATGCAGGAACTGTCCATGGCGGCTGGACAAAGTGGCGATGATATCAGTGTGCTGAAGTCAGAGATAAGGCAGACAACAGAGCAGATCCGGAGAATGAATGGAGACATTGACAACCTGAAAAAAGAG CGTGTGAGACTGGAGGAAGCAATCCGGGAAGCGGAGGACCGCGGGGACATGTCTCTGAAAGACTGTAAGCTTCAGATTTCGAAACTGGAAGATGCCATCTGCAAAGCTCAGCATGAACTTTCCGCACAATGCAAGGAATACGAACACCTGATGGGCATCAAGCTGGCACTGGACATTGAGATCAACACCTACATGAAAATACTGGACACAGAGGAGACGAG GATGGCAACTGGGGTAAAGACCCTCAACATCCAGCAAGTACAGAGCCAAG GCGGGATGCAGCAAAGCATGGGCTTGGGAAGTGGATCGTCTGCCTTTCAGACCTCGCTGAGTTTAGGTATGAGTGACAGACCGATGTCGAGTGGACAAACTTCATATCAAGTGACGAGCACAGGACTGAGTCAACAAGGGTTCATTTAA
- the LOC132805687 gene encoding keratin, type II cytoskeletal 8-like — protein MSKSIITTTTTSSKRSGGIRTGGSMYGSGMSSGLNRLGSGGSFQTSRRAQSVVLGPTQRLSTSRFSTGSRMSNIGYSGALGGGRISAIGGGSSRMGLGGMGISSQGLIQRTAALDLNAPLPQIDTTQNIVRLQESQQLQGLNNQFVDFLTKVRHLEQVNTQLSIKLKLLQDQGEYKSNIESMFQSYIDNLKNQLDTLRKEKERFDAELLQMQGLVEDYKSRYEDEINKRTEMENEFVLVKKDVDDSYMSKVELEAKLEALTDEIEFLRSIYEEELRELQAQIQNTCVNVQLEGGPRFNAQEILDMARKQYEACAQQGREDAEVWKRTKMQELSMAAGQSGDDISVLKSEIRQTTEQIRRMNGDIDNLKKERVRLEEAIREAEDRGDMSLKDCKLQISKLEDAICKAQHELSAQCKEYEHLMGIKLALDIEINTYMKILDTEETRMATGVKTLNIQQVQSQGDFSSFGAMSSGITPFAGASAYETSLTSSSSLKPPLFVKKIETKDGRTISSSVTPLN, from the exons ATGTCAAagtccatcatcaccaccaccaccaccagcagcAAAAGGAGCGGAGGGATAAGAACTGGAGGGAGCATGTATGGATCCGGGATGTCCTCCGGCCTCAATCGGTTGGGAAGCGGAGGGAGTTTTCAGACTTCCAGGCGTGCCCAAAGTGTGGTCCTGGGACCAACCCAGAGATTGTCAACCTCCCGATTCTCCACTGGCTCTCGGATGTCCAATATCGGATATAGCGGTGCTTTGGGCGGCGGCAGAATCAGTGCAATAGGAGGGGGCTCCAGCAGGATGGGCCTCGGGGGAATGGGGATTAGTTCCCAGGGACTGATCCAGAGAACCGCTGCCCTGGACCTGAACGCGCCTTTACCCCAAATCGACACCACTCAGAACATTGTCCGCTTGCAGGAGAGCCAGCAGCTCCAGGGACTCAACAACCAATTCGTTGATTTCCTTACCAAG GTTCGGCATTTGGAACAGGTCAATACTCAGCTGAGTATCAAACTGAAACTTCTGCAGGATCAAGGCGAATACAAATCCAACATCGAGAGTATGTTTCAGTCCTACATTGACAATCTCAAGAACCAACTGGACACACTTCGCAAAGAGAAGGAGAGGTTCGATGCCGAACTGCTCCAAATGCAAGGGCTGGTCGAGgattacaagagcag ATACGAAGATGAAATCAACAAGCGCACAGAGATGGAAAATGAGTTTGTCCTGGTCAAGAAG GATGTCGATGACTCGTACATGAGTAAGGTGGAGCTGGAAGCGAAACTGGAAGCTCTGACCGATGAAATTGAATTCCTGCGGAGTATCTATGAAGAG GAACTCCGGGAGCTCCAGGCTCAGATCCAGAATACATGTGTCAACGTGCAATTGGAGGGTGGTCCCAGGTTCAATGCGCAGGAGATCTTAGACATGGCCAGGAAACAGTATGAAGCTTGTGCCCAGCAAGGCCGCGAAGATGCGGAAGTTTGGAAACGGACCAAG ATGCAGGAACTGTCCATGGCGGCTGGACAAAGTGGCGATGATATCAGTGTGCTGAAGTCAGAGATAAGGCAGACAACAGAGCAGATCCGGAGAATGAATGGAGACATTGACAACCTGAAAAAAGAG CGTGTGAGACTGGAGGAAGCAATCCGGGAAGCGGAGGACCGCGGGGACATGTCTCTGAAAGACTGTAAGCTTCAGATTTCGAAACTGGAAGATGCCATCTGCAAAGCTCAGCATGAACTTTCCGCACAATGCAAGGAATACGAACACCTGATGGGCATCAAGCTGGCACTGGACATTGAGATCAACACCTACATGAAAATACTGGACACAGAGGAGACGAG GATGGCAACTGGGGTAAAGACCCTCAACATCCAGCAAGTACAGAGCCAAG GTGATTTTTCATCATTTGGTGCAATGTCATCTGGAATTACTCCATTTGCGGGTGCTAGTGCATATGAAACCTCCTTAACCTCTTCATCAAGCTTGAAACCTCCTCTGTTTGTGAAGAAAATTGAGACGAAGGATGGAAGGACAATTTCTTCATCTGTAACGCCCTTGAACTAG